In Lujinxingia sediminis, a single genomic region encodes these proteins:
- a CDS encoding YdeI/OmpD-associated family protein: MNTGDVNSYLEDGCGRCQHYQTPECKVHQWADALRAIRELVQSTELDEQLKWGSPCYSLDGQNVVMIGAYRDNCVLSFLKGAALPDPTNILEKPGPNTRYSRVVRFRSVDEVRERREALTQLLHEAIVFERSGQEVQVDDDEALPAELEERLAVDPELKAAFEALTPGRQRSYQIYIGEAKKAGTRQARVERSVEKIMKGKGWNER; the protein is encoded by the coding sequence ATGAACACCGGTGATGTGAATTCTTATCTCGAAGATGGTTGCGGGCGTTGTCAGCACTACCAGACCCCCGAATGCAAGGTGCATCAGTGGGCTGATGCTCTGCGGGCTATCCGTGAGCTTGTTCAGAGCACGGAGCTCGACGAGCAGCTGAAGTGGGGGTCTCCCTGCTACTCGCTGGATGGGCAGAATGTGGTGATGATTGGCGCGTATCGCGACAACTGCGTGTTGAGCTTTTTGAAAGGCGCGGCGTTGCCAGACCCGACGAACATTCTGGAGAAGCCGGGGCCCAACACCCGTTATTCGAGGGTGGTGCGATTTCGGTCGGTGGACGAGGTCAGGGAGCGTCGCGAGGCGCTGACGCAGCTGCTGCACGAGGCGATCGTTTTTGAGCGATCGGGTCAAGAGGTGCAGGTTGACGATGATGAGGCCTTGCCTGCGGAGTTGGAAGAGCGTCTGGCGGTGGACCCCGAGCTCAAAGCAGCGTTCGAGGCGCTGACGCCGGGACGCCAGCGCAGCTATCAGATTTATATCGGCGAGGCGAAGAAGGCGGGGACGCGCCAGGCGCGCGTCGAACGCAGCGTTGAAAAGATCATGAAGGGCAAGGGCTGGAACGAACGCTGA
- a CDS encoding cupin domain-containing protein, which translates to MSSLKSPEHGHLIDLNTLATELRRDDRYQRKGQVARTIVHTPDLRVVLIALAREHTITEHHAGATVTVHCLSGRLRLRLPDRHVDLSAGNLLAMGANLSHDVSAVEDSVFVLTLGAS; encoded by the coding sequence ATGAGCAGCCTCAAGTCCCCCGAACATGGCCACCTCATCGACCTCAACACACTCGCCACCGAGCTCCGTCGCGACGATCGCTATCAACGCAAGGGACAGGTCGCCCGTACCATCGTGCACACCCCGGATCTTCGGGTCGTCCTCATCGCCCTGGCCCGCGAACATACCATCACTGAGCACCACGCCGGCGCCACGGTGACAGTGCACTGCCTCAGCGGCAGGTTGCGTCTGCGACTTCCCGATCGACACGTCGATCTCAGTGCCGGCAACCTCCTGGCCATGGGAGCCAACCTCTCTCACGACGTGTCGGCAGTCGAGGACAGCGTGTTTGTGCTGACCCTGGGGGCGAGCTGA
- a CDS encoding ArsR/SmtB family transcription factor, with amino-acid sequence MSSSSSRAFKDAAYAHLAQVGKALSSPARQEILELLAQAPRTVEVLAGEIDQSMANTSHHLQALKRAALVRSERQGLHVVYSIAGDDVAALLVRLQSVAAHHSAGLEKLTREFFDDPQGLESLDAATLRARMDAGEVVLIDVRPRAEFEVGHLRGALSIPLTELEAHLEELPRDRAIVAYCRGPFCTFSAEAARRLRALGFDARRTDVSVHSLGESGVRP; translated from the coding sequence ATGTCCTCATCTTCATCTCGAGCATTTAAAGACGCTGCCTACGCCCACCTGGCACAGGTCGGCAAAGCGCTCTCCAGCCCGGCCCGGCAGGAAATCCTGGAGCTTCTGGCCCAGGCCCCGCGCACCGTAGAGGTGTTGGCCGGGGAGATTGACCAGTCGATGGCCAATACCTCGCACCATCTTCAGGCGCTGAAGCGTGCTGCGCTGGTACGTTCGGAGCGCCAGGGGTTGCACGTTGTGTACTCGATCGCCGGCGATGATGTGGCTGCGTTGCTGGTGCGGCTGCAATCTGTGGCGGCGCACCATAGTGCGGGGTTGGAGAAGTTAACCCGCGAATTTTTCGACGACCCGCAGGGGCTGGAGTCGCTTGACGCCGCCACGCTCCGAGCACGGATGGATGCAGGTGAGGTCGTGCTGATTGATGTGCGTCCTCGGGCGGAATTTGAGGTGGGGCATCTTCGCGGTGCGCTCTCGATCCCACTCACAGAGCTTGAGGCTCACCTTGAGGAGTTGCCTCGTGATCGGGCGATTGTGGCGTACTGCCGCGGTCCCTTCTGTACCTTCTCAGCCGAGGCGGCACGCAGGTTGCGCGCTCTCGGCTTTGACGCCCGTCGTACCGATGTCTCGGTTCACAGCCTTGGGGAATCTGGAGTGCGGCCATGA
- a CDS encoding APC family permease, giving the protein MSERSASYEQGSLGLWQSVAMGTGVMIGAGIFALTGQIAELAGGLFAVAFGVAAIVSGFSAYSYIKVASAYPSAGGIAMILKKAYGSSTVTGAASLLMALSMVINESLVARTFGTYTLQLIDGEGSQVWVPVLAVGLIGLAFAVNLAGNKVIGTAANVSAVVKIGGLLVFAAIAVVASGVDLRVTMWPPAGEPGAAGFVGGVALGILAFKGFTTITNSGDEVRNPEKNVGRAIVFSLLICLVVYLAATYAVASSLNLEELIAARDCALAEAASPAIGGYGTLFTVIVAIIATASGLLASMFAVSRMLAMLTDMELIPHRHFGMPGDIQKHTLVYTVVLAALLAAIFDLSRIASMGAIFYLVMDMTIHVGVYHYLRDDVGARAPVLLCAIALDAMVLAGFLWVKAQNDPMIVVISAAGVGAVFALERFYLRRIRAERASRDAGAR; this is encoded by the coding sequence ATGAGCGAACGCAGCGCGAGCTATGAGCAGGGAAGCCTGGGACTCTGGCAAAGCGTGGCGATGGGAACCGGCGTGATGATCGGCGCGGGCATCTTTGCGCTCACTGGTCAGATCGCTGAGCTGGCTGGCGGGCTCTTTGCGGTGGCCTTTGGCGTGGCGGCGATCGTCAGTGGGTTCAGTGCCTACAGCTACATCAAAGTTGCCAGTGCCTACCCCTCAGCCGGGGGGATCGCGATGATTCTCAAGAAGGCCTACGGCAGCTCCACGGTGACCGGGGCGGCGTCTCTCTTGATGGCGCTCTCGATGGTAATCAACGAGAGCCTGGTGGCTCGCACCTTTGGTACCTACACCCTGCAACTCATTGATGGTGAGGGCTCTCAGGTCTGGGTGCCCGTACTTGCGGTAGGTCTGATTGGGCTTGCGTTCGCGGTAAATCTGGCTGGCAACAAGGTCATCGGTACGGCCGCCAACGTGAGCGCAGTCGTTAAGATTGGGGGGCTGCTTGTGTTCGCTGCGATCGCAGTGGTCGCGTCCGGTGTCGACCTGCGCGTCACCATGTGGCCCCCGGCCGGGGAGCCGGGGGCAGCCGGGTTTGTGGGCGGGGTCGCACTGGGCATTCTGGCGTTTAAGGGCTTTACCACGATCACCAACAGCGGCGATGAAGTCCGTAACCCGGAGAAGAACGTGGGGAGGGCGATTGTGTTCTCGCTGCTGATTTGCCTGGTGGTGTACCTGGCGGCGACATACGCAGTGGCCTCCAGCCTGAACCTTGAAGAGCTAATCGCCGCTCGAGATTGCGCGTTGGCCGAAGCGGCAAGTCCGGCGATTGGCGGATACGGGACGCTGTTTACCGTGATTGTCGCGATCATCGCGACGGCCTCCGGGTTGCTCGCCAGTATGTTTGCCGTCTCGCGGATGCTGGCGATGCTTACCGACATGGAGTTGATTCCGCATCGACACTTTGGAATGCCCGGAGACATTCAGAAGCATACGCTTGTCTACACCGTAGTGCTGGCCGCACTGCTGGCGGCGATCTTCGATCTCTCACGCATCGCGTCGATGGGCGCGATCTTCTACCTTGTGATGGATATGACGATTCATGTGGGAGTGTACCACTACCTGCGCGACGACGTCGGAGCGCGAGCTCCCGTGCTCCTGTGTGCCATCGCCCTCGATGCGATGGTGCTCGCCGGATTCCTCTGGGTGAAGGCTCAGAATGACCCGATGATTGTGGTCATCAGCGCGGCCGGTGTGGGGGCAGTCTTTGCTCTTGAGCGCTTCTACCTGCGACGGATTCGTGCGGAGCGGGCTTCTCGGGACGCAGGTGCGAGATGA
- a CDS encoding bile acid:sodium symporter family protein has product MPDPLASSGLLSKLRLLFDRFTLALITVVAVATILPVHGQGALFFEHATTAAIALLFFLHGAKLSRRAIIEGAMHWRLHGVIFIWTFVVFPLLGWALGPLLRPLLGEALYMGVIYLCVLPGTVQSAIAFTSIARGNIPAAVCAASASSILGIVLTPLLLQLLLQTDTSVLGGSASLLDAIGEIGLQIFLPFVVGHLMRPLIGGWMSTRASLVRAVDQGSILLVVYTAFSASVVAGLWKSVGFSALSWLVLVCILLLAIVLSLVTWSTRRMGFSREDEITIVFCSSKKSLANGVPMAGVLFGTAVIGPVLLPLMLFHQIQLMVCAVLAQHYLRQDVESTTSLPG; this is encoded by the coding sequence ATGCCAGATCCCCTCGCGTCCAGCGGCCTGCTGTCCAAACTACGTCTGCTTTTCGACCGCTTTACCCTCGCGTTGATCACAGTGGTCGCGGTGGCGACGATTCTGCCCGTGCACGGGCAGGGCGCGCTCTTTTTTGAGCACGCCACCACCGCTGCCATCGCGCTCCTTTTCTTTTTGCATGGGGCCAAACTCTCTCGCCGCGCCATCATCGAAGGAGCGATGCACTGGAGACTTCACGGGGTCATCTTCATCTGGACCTTCGTGGTCTTTCCCCTTTTGGGATGGGCGCTGGGCCCCTTGCTCAGACCTCTGCTGGGGGAGGCCCTTTACATGGGCGTCATCTACCTCTGCGTACTCCCGGGTACCGTTCAGTCCGCGATCGCGTTTACCTCCATCGCTCGCGGGAATATCCCTGCCGCTGTCTGTGCTGCCTCGGCGTCCAGCATCCTGGGCATCGTCCTAACGCCCCTCTTGCTTCAACTCCTGCTGCAAACGGACACCTCCGTGTTGGGCGGAAGCGCCTCCCTTCTGGACGCGATCGGCGAGATCGGTCTCCAGATATTTTTGCCCTTTGTCGTCGGACATCTGATGCGCCCGCTGATTGGAGGGTGGATGAGCACTCGCGCTTCACTGGTCCGTGCTGTCGACCAGGGATCGATTCTGTTGGTGGTCTACACCGCCTTCAGTGCGTCTGTTGTCGCGGGCCTGTGGAAGAGTGTGGGGTTCAGCGCGCTCTCCTGGCTTGTGCTTGTTTGCATCCTACTTCTTGCCATCGTGCTCAGTCTCGTGACGTGGTCGACTCGCCGGATGGGCTTTTCTCGCGAAGATGAAATCACCATCGTCTTCTGTAGCTCCAAGAAGAGTCTGGCGAACGGAGTGCCTATGGCCGGCGTCCTCTTTGGGACTGCTGTGATTGGGCCCGTGCTTCTTCCGCTCATGCTCTTCCACCAGATTCAGCTGATGGTGTGCGCCGTCCTCGCGCAGCACTACCTTCGGCAGGACGTTGAGAGCACAACGTCTCTCCCGGGCTGA
- a CDS encoding MFS transporter, with amino-acid sequence MITSTSASPIRLGLRENIAQFSLLVLVNAFVGAMIGMERSILPAIAEDEFELAARTAILSFIVVFGVTKALTNYMAGRWSDRFGRKAVLIAGWLVAAPVPFLLMWAPSWSWILGANVLLGISQGLTWSTTVIMKIDLAGPKNRGLAMGLNEFAGYFAVALSALATGFIAAEYGLRPQPFFPGIAFVVLGTLLSIFAVRETQHHVALESSQTGHTDAATLSAREVMTRTSFSDPNLSSVSQAGLVNNLNDGMAWGLFPLVFAAASMSLGQIGTLAAIYPAVWGMGQLFTGAWSDTIGRKGLIVAGMWTQAAGIVVIAFGATFAMFALGAGLLGLGTAMVYPTLLAAIGDVAHPSWRASAVGVYRLWRDMGYAFGALLAGIIADAFGLSVAMLTIAALTFASGVVVATRMRETLRAEGATGASGTV; translated from the coding sequence ATGATTACTTCCACGTCTGCATCACCGATTCGTCTGGGCCTGCGAGAGAATATCGCGCAGTTCTCTCTGCTGGTACTCGTCAACGCCTTTGTGGGCGCGATGATCGGCATGGAGCGCAGCATCTTACCGGCCATTGCCGAAGATGAGTTTGAGCTGGCCGCGCGCACCGCGATCTTATCCTTCATTGTCGTCTTCGGGGTGACCAAGGCGCTGACCAACTACATGGCCGGGCGCTGGTCCGATCGATTCGGCCGCAAGGCGGTCCTTATCGCCGGCTGGCTTGTGGCCGCGCCGGTGCCCTTCTTGCTGATGTGGGCGCCTTCCTGGTCATGGATTCTGGGGGCCAATGTGCTGCTCGGTATCAGCCAGGGGCTGACCTGGTCGACGACTGTGATCATGAAGATCGATCTGGCCGGCCCCAAAAATCGCGGTCTGGCGATGGGCCTCAATGAGTTTGCTGGCTACTTCGCCGTTGCGCTCAGCGCGCTGGCCACCGGTTTTATCGCCGCGGAGTATGGCCTGCGACCGCAACCCTTCTTCCCGGGGATCGCATTTGTGGTGCTGGGTACCTTACTCTCAATCTTCGCGGTGCGGGAGACGCAGCATCACGTCGCGCTGGAGTCCTCGCAAACAGGTCATACTGATGCGGCGACCCTCTCGGCACGCGAAGTCATGACACGCACGAGTTTTTCCGACCCGAACCTCTCCTCGGTGAGTCAGGCGGGCCTTGTGAACAACCTCAATGATGGGATGGCCTGGGGGCTATTTCCGCTCGTCTTTGCTGCGGCCTCGATGTCGCTGGGGCAGATCGGCACGCTGGCGGCGATCTATCCGGCCGTCTGGGGGATGGGGCAGCTGTTCACGGGCGCCTGGAGCGATACGATCGGTCGCAAGGGCCTGATTGTGGCGGGGATGTGGACGCAGGCTGCGGGCATTGTCGTCATTGCGTTCGGAGCAACCTTTGCGATGTTTGCCCTCGGAGCGGGGCTGCTCGGACTGGGCACCGCCATGGTCTATCCCACGCTTCTTGCCGCGATTGGCGACGTGGCTCACCCGAGTTGGCGGGCCTCCGCAGTTGGCGTTTACCGCCTCTGGCGCGATATGGGTTACGCCTTCGGTGCGTTGCTCGCCGGAATTATTGCCGACGCGTTCGGGCTCTCGGTGGCGATGCTGACGATCGCCGCGTTAACCTTTGCTTCGGGCGTTGTCGTGGCGACACGGATGCGGGAGACGTTGCGTGCAGAAGGAGCGACCGGTGCGTCCGGCACCGTGTAG
- a CDS encoding choice-of-anchor Q domain-containing protein, producing MQQRSFLLVLALTMAVACPSGDSPDSVNTPDASVPDDTGAQEDADSDPPVDGGSDGGNDAGDDAGTDSGTDGGTDSGTDSGTNPQPEPLGPRPTPGLMSTPAPSPECSTDGAQYYVANAPTNGDGSQASPFNTIQEALNLAMPGDTVWVMPGEYDVTTRTHTARDGTADERICLRAFDPDDRPVLTRAGEYGGEFFLIKHQYFVLDGFVLDGNYAADDFAARYENSDTPGGPRERAFRSMIAVTHWGTCNGSPESPSSSEVYYDYNGDHAIIRNVSMGHNQVDCLHIAADDVLVENSEIHHCLRGTFDTQVDSHCVAVTHARDVRLNHVDIHHCSGDSLQVDADIYNKCGTQQWDNLRIENTRLWTSALQGQHAGWNDGENPGENGIDTKTFETPEHRVLRPRVSLVNVEAFGWDNSGYISTRAVFNVKYRVDWTMDGINIHGNQYAFRIRGGYNNEPQGSATLQMANVLAYDNDNVARIERYVEDLHIYNSTFANNANLFQHADCPDDLCYEADTYEMFNSLFLGDLAVEGEGSTSNAGVTADCFVDAANHDYQLAAGCSAINAGVDVAEVVEDIAGNPRPAGAYDIGAYEHQAD from the coding sequence ATGCAGCAACGATCGTTTTTACTCGTACTGGCGTTGACGATGGCAGTCGCCTGCCCCTCCGGCGATTCCCCTGATTCTGTCAACACACCTGATGCATCAGTGCCGGACGACACCGGCGCGCAAGAGGACGCGGATAGTGACCCCCCTGTTGATGGCGGTAGCGACGGCGGCAACGATGCTGGCGATGACGCGGGCACCGACAGCGGTACAGATGGTGGCACCGATAGCGGTACCGACAGCGGCACAAATCCCCAGCCAGAACCTCTGGGCCCGCGCCCGACGCCCGGATTGATGAGCACACCGGCGCCAAGCCCCGAGTGTTCTACCGACGGTGCGCAGTACTATGTCGCCAACGCCCCCACCAACGGCGACGGCTCTCAGGCCAGCCCCTTCAACACCATCCAGGAAGCACTCAACCTGGCAATGCCCGGCGATACGGTCTGGGTGATGCCCGGCGAGTATGACGTCACGACCCGAACCCACACCGCTCGGGATGGTACGGCGGATGAGCGCATCTGCCTGAGAGCCTTCGACCCTGATGACCGCCCGGTCCTGACGCGCGCCGGCGAGTACGGCGGGGAGTTCTTCCTGATCAAGCATCAGTACTTCGTTCTGGACGGGTTTGTGCTGGATGGGAACTACGCCGCCGACGACTTTGCGGCCCGCTATGAGAACTCCGACACGCCGGGCGGCCCCCGAGAACGCGCCTTCCGAAGCATGATTGCCGTTACTCACTGGGGCACCTGCAACGGCTCGCCGGAGTCCCCCTCGTCCTCGGAGGTGTACTACGACTACAACGGCGACCACGCCATCATTCGAAATGTGTCGATGGGGCATAACCAGGTCGACTGCCTGCACATCGCCGCCGACGATGTGCTCGTTGAAAACTCTGAGATCCACCATTGCCTGCGCGGGACCTTTGATACCCAGGTCGACTCTCATTGCGTCGCTGTCACCCATGCCCGTGATGTGCGCTTGAATCACGTCGACATCCACCATTGCAGCGGCGACAGCCTCCAGGTGGACGCCGACATCTACAACAAATGCGGCACGCAGCAGTGGGATAACCTGCGCATCGAGAACACTCGCCTCTGGACCTCAGCGTTGCAGGGGCAACATGCCGGCTGGAACGATGGCGAAAACCCCGGCGAAAACGGCATCGACACCAAGACCTTCGAGACCCCGGAGCACCGCGTTTTGCGTCCGCGCGTCTCCCTGGTCAACGTCGAGGCCTTCGGGTGGGATAACAGCGGCTACATCTCAACGCGAGCTGTCTTCAACGTGAAGTACCGTGTGGACTGGACGATGGATGGCATCAACATCCACGGCAACCAGTACGCGTTCCGCATCCGCGGCGGATACAACAACGAGCCCCAGGGCTCGGCGACCCTGCAGATGGCCAACGTACTGGCCTACGACAACGACAACGTGGCGCGCATCGAGCGCTACGTGGAAGATCTGCACATCTACAACAGCACCTTCGCCAACAACGCCAATCTCTTTCAACACGCGGACTGTCCCGACGACCTCTGCTACGAGGCCGACACCTACGAGATGTTCAACAGCCTCTTCCTCGGCGATCTTGCGGTCGAAGGAGAAGGCAGCACGAGCAACGCAGGCGTCACCGCCGACTGCTTCGTCGATGCGGCGAATCACGACTACCAACTCGCCGCAGGATGTTCAGCGATCAATGCCGGTGTAGACGTCGCAGAAGTCGTGGAGGACATCGCCGGCAACCCGCGGCCGGCCGGCGCCTATGACATCGGAGCGTACGAGCATCAAGCGGACTAA
- a CDS encoding group III truncated hemoglobin: MQRVVTPKVEERRERFSIAAINEMVHTFYACIREDPVLGPIFESRIDHWPDHLERMVYFWRAVLRSEPTFTMSERGAPPVLHWAMDEVERHHYRRWLALFKDVVEGIYQPDDAEQVFEAASRIAEAFSRYLPSDSVEGGR; this comes from the coding sequence ATGCAACGAGTCGTCACACCGAAAGTTGAAGAGCGCCGCGAGCGCTTCTCGATTGCGGCCATCAACGAGATGGTCCACACCTTTTACGCATGTATTCGTGAGGACCCGGTCCTGGGGCCGATATTTGAGTCACGAATCGACCACTGGCCCGACCATCTGGAGCGGATGGTGTATTTCTGGCGAGCTGTCCTGCGCTCGGAGCCGACGTTTACGATGTCGGAGCGGGGAGCGCCGCCGGTCTTGCACTGGGCGATGGACGAGGTTGAACGCCATCATTACCGGCGCTGGCTTGCATTGTTTAAGGACGTCGTTGAGGGCATCTATCAACCCGATGATGCCGAGCAGGTGTTCGAGGCTGCCAGCCGTATCGCCGAAGCGTTTTCGCGCTACCTCCCGTCAGATTCGGTCGAGGGTGGGCGATGA
- a CDS encoding helix-turn-helix transcriptional regulator gives MSIEDLGDSRRAILDVVRRQRSVTIDALVEVTHLSKTAVRAHLVRLERDGAVERTPLEHAGPGRPPVAFSLTDQGAELFPSSDAAMLSGLVHYLERQGAGELVEGYFADVWAERALDVLRELGASDFRSPPLAERLRALEAVLIRTDFMPRIEREVDADGSERVRVCECNCPLPAAARASRAPCRLEVQFLSEVIGARPSSVQICTKRREPCVFEFEFRGSAGE, from the coding sequence ATGAGTATTGAGGATTTAGGTGACTCGCGGCGAGCGATTCTCGATGTAGTGCGCCGCCAACGGAGCGTCACCATCGACGCGCTGGTCGAGGTAACACACCTCTCGAAGACGGCGGTGCGGGCGCATCTGGTACGCCTGGAACGGGATGGGGCCGTCGAGCGAACTCCTCTTGAGCATGCCGGGCCGGGGCGACCGCCCGTGGCGTTTTCGCTCACGGATCAGGGCGCCGAGCTCTTCCCGAGCAGCGATGCAGCGATGCTCTCCGGGCTGGTGCATTATCTGGAGCGGCAGGGGGCCGGTGAGCTTGTGGAGGGGTATTTTGCCGATGTCTGGGCCGAGCGGGCGCTCGATGTGCTCCGAGAGCTCGGGGCTTCGGATTTTCGCTCGCCACCGCTTGCCGAGAGGTTGCGGGCTCTGGAGGCGGTGCTCATTCGCACCGACTTCATGCCGCGGATCGAGCGCGAGGTTGACGCGGACGGCTCCGAGCGTGTGAGGGTTTGTGAATGCAATTGTCCGCTGCCAGCGGCGGCCCGGGCCAGTCGCGCCCCGTGCCGGCTCGAGGTTCAGTTTCTCTCCGAAGTCATCGGTGCGCGTCCCTCGTCGGTGCAGATTTGCACAAAGCGCCGGGAGCCCTGCGTCTTTGAGTTTGAGTTCAGAGGTAGCGCTGGCGAGTGA
- the arr gene encoding NAD(+)--rifampin ADP-ribosyltransferase yields the protein MLLYHGTRAALAPGETILPVGDFAYFSPNLDAAIWAAELAEGDHNARVYRVAVNGPIEDSSRLDGYTAPPYPAMSWRTREPLTVLSEVVEWNHYHGTRAPLSAGDLIEPGHAANFGATPRRANFVYFTRTLDASIWGAELAAGESRSRIYLVEPTGPFEDDPNLTNRRFRGNPTQSFRSRTPLRVVGEVEAWEGHDPEAVRAMKEGLARLERSGVNPDDD from the coding sequence ATGCTCCTCTATCACGGCACCCGTGCCGCGTTGGCGCCGGGGGAAACGATCCTGCCTGTCGGCGACTTCGCGTACTTCAGCCCGAATCTCGACGCCGCGATCTGGGCGGCAGAGCTTGCCGAGGGGGACCACAACGCTCGCGTCTACCGGGTGGCGGTGAATGGGCCGATAGAAGACTCCTCGCGGCTGGACGGCTACACGGCGCCACCTTATCCGGCGATGTCCTGGCGTACCCGGGAGCCGCTCACGGTGTTGAGCGAGGTGGTCGAGTGGAATCACTACCATGGGACGCGGGCACCTTTATCTGCCGGTGACCTGATTGAGCCCGGCCACGCCGCCAACTTCGGAGCGACGCCTCGCCGGGCGAACTTCGTGTACTTCACTCGAACCCTCGATGCGTCCATCTGGGGCGCGGAGCTCGCGGCCGGTGAGAGCAGGTCGCGCATCTACCTCGTGGAACCCACCGGTCCCTTTGAAGACGACCCCAACCTGACGAACAGGCGCTTTCGCGGCAATCCGACCCAATCCTTTCGTTCGCGAACTCCCCTGCGCGTGGTGGGTGAAGTCGAGGCGTGGGAAGGGCACGATCCGGAGGCGGTGCGGGCCATGAAAGAAGGGCTGGCACGTCTGGAGCGCTCCGGTGTTAATCCCGATGACGATTGA
- a CDS encoding glucose 1-dehydrogenase, whose translation MGRVSGKRALVTGGGSGLGAAQCEMLASEGAQVVVADINMDGASAVAEKIKGAGGQALALSLNVTSEEEWAEAVDATVDHFGGLEVVVNNAGIAIPANVETTTMDIWRKTLAVNLDGVFLGTRAAIGYMKDHEGGSIINISSIEGIIGEPGAAAYNASKGGVRIFTKSAALHCADEGYAIRVNSVHPGYILTAMVSGAVAQLPQDEAKAFQDRILGAIPLGRMGEPDEIAYGVLFLASDESRYMTGSELVIDGGYTAQ comes from the coding sequence ATGGGACGTGTAAGCGGAAAGAGAGCCCTTGTGACCGGCGGAGGTTCGGGCCTGGGGGCTGCGCAATGCGAGATGTTGGCGAGCGAGGGCGCCCAGGTGGTCGTCGCGGATATCAATATGGACGGAGCCAGCGCGGTGGCCGAGAAGATCAAAGGCGCCGGCGGCCAGGCGCTGGCGCTCTCGCTCAACGTGACATCGGAAGAGGAGTGGGCCGAGGCGGTCGACGCCACCGTGGATCATTTTGGCGGGCTTGAAGTGGTCGTGAATAACGCCGGTATCGCCATTCCCGCCAACGTCGAAACAACCACCATGGACATCTGGCGTAAGACCCTGGCGGTGAACCTCGACGGCGTCTTCCTCGGGACTCGCGCGGCGATCGGGTACATGAAAGATCACGAAGGGGGCTCGATCATCAACATCTCCTCCATCGAGGGCATCATCGGGGAGCCGGGGGCAGCGGCGTACAACGCCAGTAAAGGAGGCGTGCGTATCTTTACCAAGTCCGCCGCGCTGCACTGTGCGGACGAGGGGTACGCCATCCGCGTGAATTCAGTACATCCCGGCTACATTCTGACGGCGATGGTGTCTGGAGCGGTGGCCCAGCTGCCACAAGACGAAGCAAAGGCCTTCCAGGATCGCATTCTGGGAGCGATTCCCCTGGGGAGGATGGGGGAGCCGGACGAGATCGCCTACGGCGTGCTTTTCCTGGCCAGCGATGAATCGAGGTACATGACGGGATCTGAGTTAGTCATCGACGGTGGCTACACTGCACAGTGA
- a CDS encoding DUF6122 family protein → MMVELLPFAQSLVHYSLHLLAPGLIAWVFFRGRWKRAWLIMLATMLVDLDHLFAWPDVFVPDRCGIGFHPLHSYPAIGVYAAGCFVRQVRIPAIGLLFHMVTDFQDCVWMACLSRM, encoded by the coding sequence ATGATGGTCGAACTTCTCCCCTTTGCGCAGTCGTTGGTGCATTACAGCCTGCACCTGCTTGCCCCCGGGCTTATCGCGTGGGTCTTTTTTCGGGGGCGGTGGAAGAGGGCGTGGCTGATCATGCTCGCGACGATGCTCGTCGATCTCGATCATCTCTTTGCATGGCCGGACGTGTTCGTGCCCGATCGTTGTGGCATTGGCTTTCATCCGCTGCACTCCTATCCGGCTATCGGCGTCTATGCTGCGGGGTGTTTTGTGCGTCAGGTGCGAATCCCTGCCATCGGCCTTCTTTTTCATATGGTCACCGACTTTCAGGACTGTGTGTGGATGGCCTGCCTGAGCCGGATGTAG